The following are encoded together in the Glycine max cultivar Williams 82 chromosome 8, Glycine_max_v4.0, whole genome shotgun sequence genome:
- the LOC102661962 gene encoding uncharacterized protein isoform X1, with the protein MQILQWLFRRAHEQERKSSNNFNNLPPKREDISGKEVNLVKRDRSYKRTRNKWSNPGCKNFKIFTFLYRKDIPKAFFYSTLNLKRLGSFNRKQFLHFMKMKREEPSSRDVGSVNKADSGGQHVGNKVLPITEAPLSSSAERNDQCDSTETKDQTKGDKKKPMSRMKELLRWAASAKTEKGGKFNGRKVLMFRRRGTLKAVPDDDQGCTDSPKISFRWDVESCSTTSSVYSAISIASSSKNGQNQIATSTISIPPEHTTGHHNNTSRKKGNWITTDSEFVVLEL; encoded by the exons ATGCAG ATTCTTCAATGGCTCTTTAGAAGGGCACATGAACAAGAAAGAAAGAGTAGCAACAACTTCAATAATCTCCCTCCCAAAAGGGAAGATATCAGTG GGAAAGAGGTAAATCTGGTAAAGCGTGATAGATCATACAAAAGAACAAGAAACAAATGGAGCAATCCTGGTTGCAAGAACTTTAAGATATTCACTTTTCTATATAGAAAAGACATTCCAAAAGCTTTCTTTTACAGCACCCTCAACTTGAAGAGATTAGGGAGCTTTAatagaaaacaatttttgcacTTCATGAAGATGAAGAGAGAAGAACCATCATCCCGAGATGTAGGAAGTGTTAACAAGGCTGATTCAGGTGGCCAACATGTTGGAAACAAGGTTTTGCCTATAACTGAGGCACCATTGTCATCCTCAGCTGAAAGAAATGACCAATGTGATTCCACAGAAACTAAAGATCAAACCAAAGGGGACAAGAAAAAGCCAATGTCGAGAATGAAAGAGCTACTTAGATGGGCTGCTTCTGCCAAGACAGAGAAAGGAGGGAAATTCAATGGAAGAAAG GTTTTAATGTTCAGAAGGCGTGGAACCCTGAAAGCAGTTCCAGATGATGACCAAGGTTGCACTGACTCACCCAAGATCAGTTTCAGATGGGATGTGGAAAGTTGCTCCACCACTTCCTCTGTCTACTCTGCTATCTCAATAGCTTCCTCATCAAAAAATGGACAAAACCAAATTGCAACTTCCACTATATCTATCCCTCCTGAACACACCACTGGTCATCACAACAACACTAGTAGAAAAAAAGGAAACTGGATCACAACAGACTCTGAAT TTGTGGTGCTGGAACTATGA
- the LOC102661962 gene encoding uncharacterized protein isoform X2 — MNKKERVATTSIISLPKGKISVMKREEPSSRDVGSVNKADSGGQHVGNKVLPITEAPLSSSAERNDQCDSTETKDQTKGDKKKPMSRMKELLRWAASAKTEKGGKFNGRKVLMFRRRGTLKAVPDDDQGCTDSPKISFRWDVESCSTTSSVYSAISIASSSKNGQNQIATSTISIPPEHTTGHHNNTSRKKGNWITTDSEFVVLEL; from the exons ATGAACAAGAAAGAAAGAGTAGCAACAACTTCAATAATCTCCCTCCCAAAAGGGAAGATATCAGTG ATGAAGAGAGAAGAACCATCATCCCGAGATGTAGGAAGTGTTAACAAGGCTGATTCAGGTGGCCAACATGTTGGAAACAAGGTTTTGCCTATAACTGAGGCACCATTGTCATCCTCAGCTGAAAGAAATGACCAATGTGATTCCACAGAAACTAAAGATCAAACCAAAGGGGACAAGAAAAAGCCAATGTCGAGAATGAAAGAGCTACTTAGATGGGCTGCTTCTGCCAAGACAGAGAAAGGAGGGAAATTCAATGGAAGAAAG GTTTTAATGTTCAGAAGGCGTGGAACCCTGAAAGCAGTTCCAGATGATGACCAAGGTTGCACTGACTCACCCAAGATCAGTTTCAGATGGGATGTGGAAAGTTGCTCCACCACTTCCTCTGTCTACTCTGCTATCTCAATAGCTTCCTCATCAAAAAATGGACAAAACCAAATTGCAACTTCCACTATATCTATCCCTCCTGAACACACCACTGGTCATCACAACAACACTAGTAGAAAAAAAGGAAACTGGATCACAACAGACTCTGAAT TTGTGGTGCTGGAACTATGA